One Paralichthys olivaceus isolate ysfri-2021 chromosome 8, ASM2471397v2, whole genome shotgun sequence genomic region harbors:
- the rln3b gene encoding relaxin-3b gives MWKAALLTMGLLVALVDRVRSNDGHPSFYGVKLCGREFIRAVIFTCGGSRWRRSIGDSALIGEEAFDPWNTDPIPQHTNEQDPAESKGWKDQMLEVAPVATGFSHSARLPISEEVLEALRSADRKGRDVVVGLSNACCKWGCSKSEISSLC, from the exons ATGTGGAAGGCAGCACTCTTGACCATGGGCTTGTTGGTGGCTCTCGTGGACAGGGTGCGCTCCAACGACGGCCATCCCTCTTTCTACGGGGTGAAACTGTGTGGAAGAGAGTTCATACGAGCTGTCATCTTTACCTGTGGTGGGTCTCGCTGGAGGAGAAGCATAGGAGACTCAG CTCTTATTGGAGAAGAAGCCTTTGACCCATGGAACACAGATCCCATCCCTCAACATACCAATGAGCAGGATCCTGCAGAGTCCAAAGGATGGAAAGATCAAATGCTGGAGGTGGCACCGGTGGCTACTGGATTCAGCCACTCAGCTCGCTTGCCGATCTcagaggaggtgctggaggcTCTGAGGAGTGCAGACAGGAAAGGACGGGATGTAGTGGTTGGACTGTCCAACGCCTGCTGCAAGTGGGGCTGTAGCAAAAGTGAAATCAGTTCTCTGTGCTGA